TAAAACAGCTTACACATGAAGAAGAAATTAGAGAAATCTTAGGGAAAGAAAAAGTTACTTTCTATATAGGATTTGACCCAACAGCAGATAGCTTACATGTTGGACACTTTATTGCAATGATGTTTATGGCACACATGCAACAACATGGGCACAGACCAATAGCCTTAGCAGGTGGTGGAACAGGAATGATAGGGGATCCAAGTGGTAGAACAGATATGAGAACTATGATGACTGTTGAGATGATAGACCACAATGTTGAATGTATAAAAAAACAAATGCAAAAATTTATAGACTTTTCCAATGGTAAAGCTATACTTGATAACAATGCTAATTGGCTTAGAGAATTAAACTATGTTGAATTTATAAGAGATATAGGGGAATATTTTTCAGTAAATAAAATGCTTGCAGCAGAATGTTATAAATCGAGAATGGAAAATGGATTGTCTTTCTTAGAATTTAACTATATGATAATGCAGGCTTATGATTTTTATGTTTTAAATAAGAAATATAACTGTACTATGCAATTAGGTGGAGATGACCAATGGTCAAATATGATAGCAGGTGTTGAGCTATTAAGAAGAAAAGATAGAAAACAAGCCTATGCTATGACTTGCACTTTACTAACTAACAGTGAAGGAAAGAAAATGGGAAAAACTGCTAAAGGAGCATTGTGGTTAGACCCTAAAAAGACTACTCCTTATGAATTTTACCAATACTGGAGAAATATTGATGACCAAGATGTAGAAAAGTGTTTGGCACTTTTAACTTTTATTCCTATGGATGAAGTTAGAAGACTTGGTGCATTAAAAGATGCAGAAATAAATGAAGCTAAAAAGATTCTAGCTTATGAAGTAACAAAGATTATCCACGGAGAAGAAGAGGCTACAAAAGCTAAAGAAGCTACAGAAGCCTTATTTGGAAGTGGTAATAATTTAGATAATGTTCCTAAAATTGAAGTAACTGATGAAGATTTTTCAAAAGAATTATTAGATATTTTAGTTGAAAAAAAGATATTAAAAACTAAAAGTGAAGGAAGAAGACTTATAGAACAAAATGGAATGTCTTTAAATGATGAGAAGATTACAGATGTTAAGCTCATTTTAAATAATGATACTTTAGGACTTTTGAAATTAGGTAAAAAGAAATTCTATAATATTGTTAAAAAATAATAAAAAAGTGGTAAAATAGTACTCGCTGTAACAGGTACTATTTTTCTTTTTATTGTTTATTATCAATAGTTGTGGTATAATTCTAAAACTAGGAAAAAATGAAATCATAATAATTTTTTTAAAGGTATTCAAAATGGAAATAGAAATAAGAGAAATTGAAATAGAAGACTATAAAGAACTCTTAGATTTTATGAAAAAGGTTAAAGGAGAAACTAATTTTTTGCTTGGCTATCCTGATGAAATGAAATTGAGTTATGAGGATGAAAAAGAACTTATAAAAAAAATTAAGAATTCAGAAACAAGTAATCATTTTGTAGCAATGAAAAGTAATAAAATGATAGGCTGTGTTAGTTTTAATGGGAATACTGCAAGGAAAATGAAACACTATGGAACTATTGGAATTTCTATTTTAAAAGAATATTTGGGAAAAGGAATAGCAACATCACTATTAGAAAAATTAATATGTTGGGCTAAGGAAAAAGGAATAAAAAAGATTAATTTAGATGTTTTTGAAAATAATAAAAGGGCAATAAAACTATATGAAAAATTTGGTTTTAAGTTAGAAGGTTGTATAGAAGATGGTATTTATGATGGAGAGAATTATATAAACTTATTGATATATGGATTGAAAATTGATTAATAATTAAGGTAGTGTGGTGTTCTTGTCCAAGTTCAAATTAAGAAATATGAAGGAAGATGATATTGAGATTATTTACAAAAATTTACATTTAGATTTTGTAAACAAATATTTTAAAAATGAGAAAGAACAACAAAAAATACATAAAAATCATAATGAATGGTATAAAATTCATATATCTTCTTTTGATTATTCAATTTATGTATTTGAAGATGAGAAAAATAATTTTGTAGCAATGGCAAGTTATGAAATTCTAACAGATACAGCTAAAGTAAAAATTTATTTGAACAAATATTTTAGAAATAAAGGATATTCACAAGAAATTCTATCTAAAAGCATAGACAAATTTTTGCAAGATAATAAGGAAGTAAAATATCTTCAAGCATATATATTAGAAGAAAATATTGCCTCAAAAAAGATTTTTGAAAATGCAGGCTTTAACTATAATAATGAAAAAGAAATTTGTAATGATGGATTAGAATATCAAATATTTATTAAAAAACTACAATAATTTAACATTAGAAAATAAGTGAGTTACATTCCAGATTTTAAGATAAAAATTAAATAGAATGAGCCAAGCAAATCTTGCTGTGTTTGAGTGAAACGAGTTTAGTAAATTTGCAGCGAATTCTTAAATTTTATCTGTTAAGAAATTTGGCTAGTAACGAGCTATTTTCTATATATAAGGATACGATACAATGACAAAAAAAGAAAAAGTAAAAAAAATATTAGAAGAATTGGAAAAGAAATTTGGAGAACCTAAATGTGCTTTGGATTTCAAAACTCCTTTTGAGCTTTTGGTAGCAGTTATACTTTCAGCACAATGTACTGATAAAAGAGTAAATATAGTTACAGATGAAATGTTTAAGCATGTAAATACTCCACAAGATTTTGCTAATATGGAATTAGAAGAAATTGAAAACTATATAAAAAGTACAGGCTTTTTTAGAAATAAAGCCAAAAATATAAAAAAATGTAGTCAACAGTTATTAGAAAAATATAATGGAGAAGTTCCACAGGATATGGATAAACTTACAGAGTTAGCAGGAGTTGGAAGAAAAACTGCTAATGTTGTAAGAGGGGAAGTCTGGGGACTAGCAGATGGAATAACTGTTGACACACATGTAAAAAGACTTACAAACTTAATAGGACTTGTAGATAGTGAAGACCCAACAAAAATTGAATTGGAACTTATGAAAATTGTCCCAAAAAAATCTTGGATAAATTTTTCTCACTATCTTATTTTACATGGAAGAGTAACCTGCATTGCAAGGAGACCAAGATGTTCAGAGTGTGAAATCTCTAAGTATTGTAATTATGGTGTAAAAAAATTATCTGAATGATAACTAAAAAAGTATAATTTATTCTTGACAAATTTGCTAAAGAATGTTATAAAGTATATAAGATACTATTAGGGAGATGAGATCACAATGAAAGTATATTTAGATAATAATGCAACAACAAAAGTTGATGAAGAAGTTTTAAAAGCGATGATGCCATATTTTTCAGAATATTATGGCAATCCATTTAGCTTACATTTATTTGGAGCAGAAACAGGGAAAGCAGTTACAGAAGCGAGACAAACTATTGCTGATATTTTAAAGGCTAAACCTAATGAAATAATTTTTACAGCTTCAGGAAGTGAAGCAGATAATTTGGCAATAAGAGGAATAGCTAAGGCATATAAACATAGAGGAAAACATATTATAACATCTACAATAGAGCACCCAGCAGTAAAAAACACTTTTATAGATTTAATGGAAGATGGTTTTGAAGTTACAATGGTGCCAGTTGATGAAAATGGTGTTATGATAATGGATGAATTTAAGAAAGCATTGAGAGAAGACACTATTCTTGTAAGTGTTATGCATGCAAACAATGAAGTGGGAACATTTCAACCAATAGAAGAAATTGCAAAAATCACTAAAGAAAGAAAAATAATATTCCATGTTGATGCAGTTCAAACTATGGGAAAAGTTGAAATATATCCAGAAAAAATGGGAATAGATTTATTATCTTTTTCAGGTCATAAGTTCCATGCACCAAAAGGAATAGGAGTTTTATATAAAAGAGATGGAGTTCGTTTAGCAAGGATAATAACTGGTGGTAATCAAGAAGGGAAAAGAAGACCAGGAACTTCAAATGTTCCATATATAGTTGGCTTAGCTAAAGCACTTCAAATGGCAGTAACAAATATGAAGGAAGTATGGGATAAAGAAGAAAAGTTGAGAGATTATTTTGAAGATGAAGTTTCAAAAAGAATACCTGAAATAAAAATAAATGGAAAAGGAGCAAAAAGATTACCAGGTACTTCAAGTATTACTTTTAAATACTTAGAAGGGGAATCAATGCTTTTAAACCTAAGTTTAAAAGGAATTGCAGTAAGTTCAGGTTCAGCATGTTCGTCTGATAGCTTACAACCATCACATGTTTTATTAGCTATGGGAATACCTGCTGAGTTTGCACATGGAACATTAAGATTTTCTTTAAGTAAATATACTACAAAAGAAGAAATAGACTATACTATTGAAAGTTTAGTTGAAATAATAGAAAAGTTAAGAGATTTATCACCATTGTGGAAGACTTTTAAAGATAATAAGTTGACGAATATAGCAAGTTTTTAATAGATTTTTTAGGTAATTAAAGGAGATGAATTTTTATGCAATATACAGAAAAAGTTATGCAACATTTTATGCATCCTCATAATGTAGGGGTAATAGAAAATCCAGATGGATATGGAAAAGTTGGAAATCCATCTTGTGGAGATATAATGGAAATTTTTATTAAGGTTGAAGATAATATTATTAAAGATGTAAAATTTAGAACATTTGGTTGTGCATCAGCTATTGCAAGTTCTTCAATTTCAACTGATATGATTATAGGAAAAACAGTTGATGAAGCTTTAAAACTTACTAACAAACAAGTTGTTGATGAATTAGGTGGATTGCCAGCTGTTAAAATGCACTGTTCAGTTTTGGCAGAAGAAGCTATTAAAATGGCAATAGAAGATTATATTTCAAAAAGAGATGGAAAAAAAGCTCAATAAATATATAAAAATTAAAAAAATTAAAAAATAGTCATTACATTGTGGTATAATGTAATGGCTATTTTAAGTTATAGGAGTAAATAAAATGTATAAGAAATTCAAAAAAATATTTTTAGTTATCTCAATTTTAGGAATGTTGTTTACTAACAGTTATTCTAATGAGGTTAGAGAAGTTCAATTGATAGATGATTTTTCAGCAGAACTTTTAGGAGAGAATACAAACCAAGAGCCAGTAGTTCCAAAACCACCAGAACAACAACAAACACAAGAGATTACAGAAGATAAAAATGTTGGTGAAGAACAAACAGAGGAACAAGAAGATAAAGTTATAGAGAATAAAGATGAGAATAAGCAAGAAGAAGAAACTATAAATAGTGATGAAAGCAGTTATAAACAGGATGAGGTAAAAAAAGAGCTTACTGATACAATAAAAAAAGCTATTGAAGAAAAAGAAAAGATTAAAGAAAAAAAAGTAGAAGATAAGAATTTAGCAATTGAAGAATCAGAAGATTCGAATAAAGACAAACAAAAATATGAAATGATAAAATACTATTCTGCTGACGGGGTGGAATGGGAGCTACCAGATAATTTTAGATCAGTTGTAGTTGGAGATACAAATGGGAATATAATATTTGCAAAAGATGCTGATACAATGTACCCACTTGCCTCTGTGACAAAGATGATGTCTCTGATGGTAACATTTGATGAAATAAATGCAGGAAATATTTCTTTAAATGACAGTGTAAGAATAAGCAAAATTCCTTTAAAATATGGAGGAAGTGGAATTCCATTAAAAGCAGGACAGATATTTGTTTTAGAAGATTTAATAAAAGCTTCAGCTGTGTACTCTGCTAATAATGCAACTTATGCAATAGCTGAATATGTTGGAAAGGGTAGTGTGTTTAGCTTTGTTGCTAAAATGAATAGAAAATTGAAAGATTATGGCTTACAAAATGAAATAAAATATCATACTCCTGCTGGCTTACCAACAAGAGTTACAAAACAACCTATGGATGAAGGAACTGCAAGAGGAATATATAAACTGTCAATAGAAGCATTAAAATATAAGAAATATATTGAAATTGCAGGAATAAAATCTACAAAAATTCATAATGGTAAGATATCCATAAGAAATAGAAATCATTTAATTGGGGAAAATGGAGTATATGGAATAAAAACAGGTTTCCATAAGGAAGCAAAATATAATATAGCTGTGGCAAGTAAATTTGAAGGAACAGATGTGATTATAGTTGTTTTAGGAGGAGAAACATATAAGACAAGAGATAATCTTATACTCACTGTTTTAGATATTTTAAATAATAATTATACAGTAAAAAATGGATTGATAAAAAGAAAATAATTGGAAGGATGAAATACTATGAGAAAAAAATTTAGAGAGTTAGTAAAGAAAAAAAATAGGATATTTGCTAATTTAGAACTTTTACAATGGGATTTGGAAACTAAAACTCCTATAAAATCAAGACCTTATTTATCTGAATTAGTTGGAGAACTTAGTATGCAGGAATATAACTTATTTACTTCTGATGAATTTATAAATTTAGTGGAGGCTTTAAATAAGGAAAAAGAAAATTTAACTGAAATTGAAAAAAAAGAAATTGAATTATCTATGGAAGAAATAGAAAAGAAAAAGAAAATTCCAGCAGATGAATATGAAGCTTATGCAAAATTGACAAGTATAAATCAAGGTATTTGGGAAGAAGCTAAGGCTAAAAATGATTTCTCAATAATAAGAGATGGTCTAGAAAAAGTATTTTACTATAATAAAAAGTTTGCAGAATATAGAAGAAAAAATGAAAAAAATCTTTATGATGTGTTATTAAATGATTATGAAAAAGGTATGGATACTGAAAAATTAGATATATTTTTTAATGAATTGAAAAGAGAAATAGTTCCATTTTTAAAGAGGATACAAGAAAAGAAGAGAACATTGAAAGAAGAAGATAAATTAAATGTTCCAGTTGATGAAAATATACAATTTAAGTTTGCAAAATATTTGGCAGATTATGTAGGTTTTGATTTTGAAAAAGGGCTTGTTGAAACAAGTGAACATCCGTTTACTTTGAATTTGAATAAAAATGATGTCAGACTTACAACAAATAATAAAAAAGATATGCCATTTTCAACTGTATTTTCAATAATACATGAAGCAGGACATGGAATCTATGAACAACAAACTGCTGATAACTTAATAGATACTTTACTTGGTACAGGTGGAAGTATGGGACTTCATGAATCACAATCAAGATTTATGGAAAATCTTGTTGGTAGAAATGAAGCATTTTGGAAACCATTATATAAAAAAGCACAAGAATTTTACCCATTTTTAAAAGATATAGCCTTTGAAGAATTCTATAAGCAAATAAATAAAATAGAGCCAGAACTTATAAGAACAGAAGCAGATGAACTAACTTATTCTTTACATGTTATGGTGAGATATGAAATAGAAAAAATGATATTTGCTGGCGAAGTGAATATAGATGATTTACCAAAGATATGGAATCAAAAAATGGTTGAATACTTAGGGATAGAACCTAAAAATAATTCAGAAGGACTTATGCAAGATGTACATTGGTACTGTGGTTTAGTGGGATATTTTCCGTCTTATGCAATAGGTAATGCCTATGCTTCTCAAATATATAATACTATGAAAAAAGATTTTGATGTTGATAAGGCTTTGGAAAATCAAGAATTGAATAAAATAACTGATTGGCTTGGAGAAAAAATTCATAAGTATGGAAAATTAAAAGATACTCCTGAAATAATTAAGGAAGTTACAGGAGAAGAATTGAATCCAAAATATTATATTAACTATTTAAAAGAAAAATATAGTAAAATTTATCAAATATAGGTTGACATTTTCTTAATTTTGCTGTACTATTATGGCAATAAAAAATATGAGTGTTTAAGAATTGAATAATATAAAAAATATTAAGGAGGAGAATTATGGGTGTATTTGATGATTTAAAAGGAAAAGCTGAAGAGTTAAAAGATACAGTTGCTGGTAAGGCAAAAGAATTTAAAGATGAAGCTGTTGCAAAGGCAGGGGAATTAAAGGATAAGACAGCTGAAAAAGCTGGAGAATTAAAGGGTAAAGCAGTTGATAAAGCTAAAGAATTAAAAGAAGGTGCTGAAGAAAAAGCAACTGAATTAAAAGACAAGACAGCTGAAAAAGCAGGGGAATTAAAAGATAAAGCAGTTGATAAAGCTAAAGAACTAAAAGAAGGTGCTGAAGAAAAAGCAACTGAATTAAAGAACAAAACAGCTGAAAAAGCAGGAGAATTAAAAGACAAAGTTCTTGATGGAGCAGAAAATCTTATCAATAAATTAAAATAAGTTAGCAAGAGGGGGTTGTTATTTTTAACACTCCCCTTTAAGTTTATAGATTTAGGAGGAAATTATTATGAAAAAAATGTTAATGTTAGTAGCTTTAGTTTTAGGAGTTAGTGCAATGGCAGAAGATGCTACAAATGGTACAATGGCTACAATAAAAAAAGAAACTAAAAAAGTGGAAGAAAAAATGGCCAATGTAAAAGAAGATGTTAAAAAAGAAGCTGAAAAAGCTGGTCAAAAATTAGAAGCAGCAAAAGATAAAGTAGAAGAAAAAATGGGAGCTGCTAAGACTGATGTAAAAGATGACACTAAAAAAGTAGAAGAAAAAGCAGCAGATGTAAAAGTAGATGCTAAGAAAGATGCAGAAAAAGTAGAAGTAAAA
The sequence above is a segment of the Fusobacterium simiae genome. Coding sequences within it:
- the tyrS gene encoding tyrosine--tRNA ligase; its protein translation is MANVYDVLKERGYLKQLTHEEEIREILGKEKVTFYIGFDPTADSLHVGHFIAMMFMAHMQQHGHRPIALAGGGTGMIGDPSGRTDMRTMMTVEMIDHNVECIKKQMQKFIDFSNGKAILDNNANWLRELNYVEFIRDIGEYFSVNKMLAAECYKSRMENGLSFLEFNYMIMQAYDFYVLNKKYNCTMQLGGDDQWSNMIAGVELLRRKDRKQAYAMTCTLLTNSEGKKMGKTAKGALWLDPKKTTPYEFYQYWRNIDDQDVEKCLALLTFIPMDEVRRLGALKDAEINEAKKILAYEVTKIIHGEEEATKAKEATEALFGSGNNLDNVPKIEVTDEDFSKELLDILVEKKILKTKSEGRRLIEQNGMSLNDEKITDVKLILNNDTLGLLKLGKKKFYNIVKK
- a CDS encoding GNAT family N-acetyltransferase, translating into MEIEIREIEIEDYKELLDFMKKVKGETNFLLGYPDEMKLSYEDEKELIKKIKNSETSNHFVAMKSNKMIGCVSFNGNTARKMKHYGTIGISILKEYLGKGIATSLLEKLICWAKEKGIKKINLDVFENNKRAIKLYEKFGFKLEGCIEDGIYDGENYINLLIYGLKID
- a CDS encoding GNAT family N-acetyltransferase — encoded protein: MSKFKLRNMKEDDIEIIYKNLHLDFVNKYFKNEKEQQKIHKNHNEWYKIHISSFDYSIYVFEDEKNNFVAMASYEILTDTAKVKIYLNKYFRNKGYSQEILSKSIDKFLQDNKEVKYLQAYILEENIASKKIFENAGFNYNNEKEICNDGLEYQIFIKKLQ
- the nth gene encoding endonuclease III, which codes for MTKKEKVKKILEELEKKFGEPKCALDFKTPFELLVAVILSAQCTDKRVNIVTDEMFKHVNTPQDFANMELEEIENYIKSTGFFRNKAKNIKKCSQQLLEKYNGEVPQDMDKLTELAGVGRKTANVVRGEVWGLADGITVDTHVKRLTNLIGLVDSEDPTKIELELMKIVPKKSWINFSHYLILHGRVTCIARRPRCSECEISKYCNYGVKKLSE
- the nifS gene encoding cysteine desulfurase NifS, with protein sequence MKVYLDNNATTKVDEEVLKAMMPYFSEYYGNPFSLHLFGAETGKAVTEARQTIADILKAKPNEIIFTASGSEADNLAIRGIAKAYKHRGKHIITSTIEHPAVKNTFIDLMEDGFEVTMVPVDENGVMIMDEFKKALREDTILVSVMHANNEVGTFQPIEEIAKITKERKIIFHVDAVQTMGKVEIYPEKMGIDLLSFSGHKFHAPKGIGVLYKRDGVRLARIITGGNQEGKRRPGTSNVPYIVGLAKALQMAVTNMKEVWDKEEKLRDYFEDEVSKRIPEIKINGKGAKRLPGTSSITFKYLEGESMLLNLSLKGIAVSSGSACSSDSLQPSHVLLAMGIPAEFAHGTLRFSLSKYTTKEEIDYTIESLVEIIEKLRDLSPLWKTFKDNKLTNIASF
- the nifU gene encoding Fe-S cluster assembly scaffold protein NifU, which codes for MQYTEKVMQHFMHPHNVGVIENPDGYGKVGNPSCGDIMEIFIKVEDNIIKDVKFRTFGCASAIASSSISTDMIIGKTVDEALKLTNKQVVDELGGLPAVKMHCSVLAEEAIKMAIEDYISKRDGKKAQ
- a CDS encoding D-alanyl-D-alanine carboxypeptidase family protein, yielding MYKKFKKIFLVISILGMLFTNSYSNEVREVQLIDDFSAELLGENTNQEPVVPKPPEQQQTQEITEDKNVGEEQTEEQEDKVIENKDENKQEEETINSDESSYKQDEVKKELTDTIKKAIEEKEKIKEKKVEDKNLAIEESEDSNKDKQKYEMIKYYSADGVEWELPDNFRSVVVGDTNGNIIFAKDADTMYPLASVTKMMSLMVTFDEINAGNISLNDSVRISKIPLKYGGSGIPLKAGQIFVLEDLIKASAVYSANNATYAIAEYVGKGSVFSFVAKMNRKLKDYGLQNEIKYHTPAGLPTRVTKQPMDEGTARGIYKLSIEALKYKKYIEIAGIKSTKIHNGKISIRNRNHLIGENGVYGIKTGFHKEAKYNIAVASKFEGTDVIIVVLGGETYKTRDNLILTVLDILNNNYTVKNGLIKRK
- a CDS encoding carboxypeptidase M32, with the translated sequence MRKKFRELVKKKNRIFANLELLQWDLETKTPIKSRPYLSELVGELSMQEYNLFTSDEFINLVEALNKEKENLTEIEKKEIELSMEEIEKKKKIPADEYEAYAKLTSINQGIWEEAKAKNDFSIIRDGLEKVFYYNKKFAEYRRKNEKNLYDVLLNDYEKGMDTEKLDIFFNELKREIVPFLKRIQEKKRTLKEEDKLNVPVDENIQFKFAKYLADYVGFDFEKGLVETSEHPFTLNLNKNDVRLTTNNKKDMPFSTVFSIIHEAGHGIYEQQTADNLIDTLLGTGGSMGLHESQSRFMENLVGRNEAFWKPLYKKAQEFYPFLKDIAFEEFYKQINKIEPELIRTEADELTYSLHVMVRYEIEKMIFAGEVNIDDLPKIWNQKMVEYLGIEPKNNSEGLMQDVHWYCGLVGYFPSYAIGNAYASQIYNTMKKDFDVDKALENQELNKITDWLGEKIHKYGKLKDTPEIIKEVTGEELNPKYYINYLKEKYSKIYQI
- a CDS encoding apolipoprotein A1/A4/E family protein; its protein translation is MGVFDDLKGKAEELKDTVAGKAKEFKDEAVAKAGELKDKTAEKAGELKGKAVDKAKELKEGAEEKATELKDKTAEKAGELKDKAVDKAKELKEGAEEKATELKNKTAEKAGELKDKVLDGAENLINKLK